CCACTGTCCTCCGCCCACTGTCTACCGGCTCCCATGCATCCCTGGCACGACCTCCCGCTCGGCACCATCACCGAAGAGATCAACGTTGTCATCGAGGTCCCAAAGGGTGGGACGGTGAAGTACGAACTCGACAAGGAGAGCGGGATGCTGCGCGTCGACCGCGTGCTCTACAGCGCCGTCTACTACCCGGCCAACTACGGCTTTATCCCCCGCACCCTCGGCGGCGACGGCGATGCGCTCGACGTGCTTGTGCTGATGGACCAGCCGGTCGATCCGTTCAGTATTCTCACGGCGCGCGCCATCGGCGCGCTCCCGATGGTTGACGAGGCGGGAGAGGACGAGAAGATCCTCGCCGTCTGCTCCGGGGACCCCGGCTACGCCCACTACACCGACCTCGCCGACCTCGCCGACCACCAGCGGCACCAGATCGACCGGTTCTTCCAGGACTACAAGACGCTCGAGAACAAGATGGTGACGACGAAGGAGTTCATGGACCGGGCCGCCGCGCTCGACGTGATCCGCGACGGGGCCGACCGCTACGCCCGGACGTTTCCCGAGAGGGGATAGGAGAGCCGCCGCAGCGCGTAAACAACCTGAGATGTGTGGTACAGAGCCGGGAGGGCTACGACGGCAGGCTGCTGACTCCGGGGCATCCACTTCCTCTGCTTGTCATCTGACCCCACGCCGAGCCACCTCTGCGCTCGGCGTCTCCGATTGCACAGCCGGCACGGGAGATAGTACCTTGCTCAGCACCTCGCTCTCCGCCACCCCACGCCCGCCCGCATGGAGTCCTCGGTACCCACGCTGCAACGCACCCCGCTCTACGAAACCCACTGCGCGCTCGGCGCGCGGATGATGCCCTTCGGCGGGTTCGAGATGCCGGTCCAGTACGCGGGCATCCTCGACGAGCACCGGGCCGTGCGCGAGGCGGCGGGCCTGTTCGACGTGTCGCACATGGGCGAGGTCATGGTCCAG
The sequence above is drawn from the Bacteroidota bacterium genome and encodes:
- a CDS encoding inorganic diphosphatase, which translates into the protein MHPWHDLPLGTITEEINVVIEVPKGGTVKYELDKESGMLRVDRVLYSAVYYPANYGFIPRTLGGDGDALDVLVLMDQPVDPFSILTARAIGALPMVDEAGEDEKILAVCSGDPGYAHYTDLADLADHQRHQIDRFFQDYKTLENKMVTTKEFMDRAAALDVIRDGADRYARTFPERG